One part of the Janthinobacterium sp. 17J80-10 genome encodes these proteins:
- a CDS encoding biotin--[acetyl-CoA-carboxylase] ligase has translation MNVSLSVDAIAAGAAAADVVIDIVGETASTNADLLARIGQLRQPTLLVAESQTAGRGRAGRAWLSGAGDSLTFSLAWPLLRPMRELAGLPLAVGVALAETLAQLDVPVRLKWPNDLLIGDAKLAGILIETALEKNGDQQVWAVIGVGMNLALPPALAQQIGRPAAALSPALAQDRNHLLGRLLGGLANALRQFDREGFAAFKARWNGLHAWRGKTVQIIDQGRVEREGVATGVDDQGCLLIMTENGMAPVLAGDVSLRMKDEGDVTHAVAG, from the coding sequence ATGAATGTTTCCTTATCTGTTGACGCCATTGCCGCCGGTGCTGCCGCGGCTGATGTGGTGATCGACATCGTTGGCGAGACCGCCTCCACGAATGCCGACTTGCTGGCCCGTATCGGCCAGCTGCGCCAGCCGACCCTGCTCGTGGCGGAATCGCAAACCGCCGGGCGCGGCCGCGCCGGGCGTGCCTGGCTGTCCGGCGCGGGCGATAGCCTGACCTTTTCGCTGGCCTGGCCCCTGCTGCGGCCCATGCGGGAACTGGCCGGCTTGCCGTTGGCGGTTGGCGTCGCGCTGGCCGAAACGCTGGCACAGCTGGACGTGCCGGTGCGGCTGAAATGGCCTAACGACTTGTTGATTGGCGACGCCAAGCTGGCCGGCATCCTGATCGAGACTGCGCTGGAAAAAAACGGCGACCAGCAAGTCTGGGCCGTCATTGGCGTTGGCATGAACCTGGCGCTGCCGCCGGCGCTGGCGCAGCAGATCGGGCGTCCGGCAGCGGCGCTGTCGCCGGCGCTGGCGCAAGACCGCAACCATTTGCTTGGCCGCTTGCTGGGTGGCCTGGCAAACGCCCTGCGACAGTTCGATCGGGAAGGTTTCGCCGCATTCAAGGCACGCTGGAATGGCTTGCATGCCTGGCGCGGGAAAACCGTGCAAATCATTGACCAGGGCCGCGTTGAACGCGAAGGCGTGGCAACTGGCGTGGATGACCAGGGTTGTCTGTTGATCATGACTGAAAACGGCATGGCGCCGGTGCTGGCGGGCGACGTCTCGTTGCGCATGAAGGACGAAGGGGATGTAACACATGCTGTTGCTGGTTGA